TCGCGCTGAACGCCGAGGCTCACCTCGAAATGGAAGATCGAGCCCTGATCGAGCTCGCTTTCCACCCAGATACGTCCGCCCATCAGCTCCACCAAGTGCTTGGAAATGGCCAGGCCCAGGCCGGTGCCACCGTATTTGCGCGTGGTGGAGCTATCAGCCTGGCTAAACGGCTGGAACAGCCGACTGCATTGCTCGGGGCTCATGCCGATGCCGCTATCGCGCACCCAAAAATGCAGCTGTGCCTGCTCCTCGCCGCCACCCAGTCGCTCCACGCTCACCACGACCTCGCCTTGCTCGGTGAACTTTGCTGCATTGTTGCCAAGGTTGATCAGCACCTGGCTCAGGCGCAACGGATCGCCGATCAACGCAGTCGGCAGCCCCGCCGGGGTGCTGAACAGCAGTTCCAGGCCCTTGTCCTCGACCTTCAGGCCAATCATGCTGACGAAGCCGTCGAGCACGTCTTCCAAGTGGAAAGGAATGTACTCGAGGTGCATCCTGCCGGCCTCGATCTTGGAGAAATCCAGGATGTCGTTGATGATCCCCAGCAGATTCTCCGCCGAGCGGTGTACCTTCTCGATGTAGTTGCGCTGCCGATGGTCCAGGTCCGTGCGCAGGGCAAGGTGGCTCATGCCAATGATGGCGTTCATCGGCGTACGGATCTCGTGGCTCATGGTGGCCAGGAAATCGCTCTTGGCCCGGGTCGCTTCCTCGGCAATCTCCCGCGCCAGATGCACTTCCGCCTCGGCGGCCTTGCGGTCGGTGATGTCGAAGTACCAGTTGGCGCGACTGACTCGCTCGCGCTGCTCCAGCGTCACCGCCGAAACCAGCACATCGAAGCGCTCCCCCTCGCTACGCTGCAGAGTGGCCTCGAAGTTCAGCACCGCGCCCAGCTCCGCTGCTTCGATAAAGCGCTGGTGTGCCTGCTGATCGACCCAGAAACGCCCCGGATCTATCCCTTCGAGTTGAACAATATCGACGCCGAACAGGTGTTCGAACTGCGGGTTGCAGTAGGTCGGACGGCCTTCAATATCCCTGATCAGCATCGCTACCGGGCTGCTGTCGAGTACCGCGCGCAGTTGTGCTTCGCTGACCTTGAGCGCCGCTTGCAGCTGGCGACGCTCGCTGACGTCGCGCACCGAGGCGCACACACATATTCCGCTTCCTTCAAGGCTAGGCAAGCGTGACAGGCCGATCTCCACGGAAAACAGACTGCCGTCCTTGCGCACGCCCTGCAGGTCGTCCAGACCGGCACCCATCTGTCGAGTATCGCCATGGGCCATGAAGCTGTTGCGCAGCTCGACGTGGCGCCCGCGACTCGCGATCGGTACCAGACGCTCGATAGCCTCGCCCACCAACTCGCCGGCGCTGTAGCCGAACAACCGATCCAATTGCCGGTTGGTCCGCAGGATGCGTCCGTCAGCGCCCACCACCAACATGCCGTCCGGTGCCGCCTCGATGATCCCTCGGTACCAGGCCTCGGTGGCGCGCAGCGCGGATTGCTGGGCTTCCAGCTCCTGAGCCTGGCGCGCCAACAACAGCGTTTGCCCGGCCATTTCATCGGCTTGACGACGAGTTTCCTCCAGCAGTGCCTGGACGGCCTGATTACGCTCCAGGATAGCCATCGCCGCAGCCAAGCGAGGGGTGGCTTCCTGGAGCAGCAGTGACTGGTCATCATCCAAGGCCTTTAATCCGGCAAGTTCGAGCACGCCCAGCAGCCGCTCGCCACGCAGAATCGGTTGCAGCAGTAGGCAAGTGGCCGGGATCTCGCCGAGCGGCGAGTGCAGGCGCCAATATTGTTCCGGCAGCGCCTGCATCAGGCGTGCTTGGCGATCGACCGCGCACTGACCCAGCAGGCCATCGCCGAACATGACCTGCGCCTGCGGTGGCCGATTGGAATCGGTGGCATAGCCGCCCATCAACACCAGTCGGGTGGAGTCCTGGTGGGCGCTATAGAGAACTCCCTGACAGATACCGAGCAGGTTCGCCATGTGTTGAAGAAACACCTGCGCCAGTTCACCGGGCGCCTCTGCCTGCTGCAGGTCGATCTGCAACTGGGCGATTTGCGCCTTGACCGACCGCTGGCGCTCCAGTTGTTGAGATTCGATCTGCAGTTTGGCGATAGCCCGCGCCAAGTCGCCGGTCTCGTTGTTCAAGTCAGTGTGCGGAATCGGTTGGTCGAGCTTTCCTGCAGCTAGCTGGTCCACGGCGACTCGCACTCGGTTGAGCGGGTTGCGGATCGACTGGCTAACCAGCCAGCAAAGCAGTAGCGCCAGCGCCAAGCCGCCGAGCAGCAGGATGTAGGTAAGCGTGGTGCTGCGCTCGGCAAAGTCGGCAATCTCCTTGGCCGTGTCGCGGATCGAGGCCTCCTTAATTTGGGCGACTGCGTACAACAGGGCGTCCGCCTGCTGGTCGAGTTGCTGGAACTCACTGCTGTTGAGCAGCAGTAATGCCTGGCCCTGGCGGCCCTGATCAATCAATTGGAAGGCCTGCTCGCTATCACGCTCCAGTTGTTGCAGCAGCACGTCAAACTCGGCGAGACGTGCGAGATTTTCCGGACGCCTGAGGGTTGGTTTGGCTTGGGCGAGGGCCTGCTGTAGACGGCTTTGAGTATCACGTAGCTGTTTCAGTGATTCGATGCGGATATCCGCGCTGTTCGTACCCACGGCACGCTGCAACGTCTGCACCAGATGCGGCAACTGCACCCGCGCCTCGTGCAGGTGTTCCATGCCCACAAGCTCCTGGCGATAGAGATTCTGCATGTTCTGCTTCAGCGACTCCTGAGTACGCAAGCTCTGCACACCGAGTACCAGCACCAAAAGCAGGAGGGTGGCAAAGCCGAGGATCAGCTTGTGGCGAAGCGGGAGACGCTCAAGCAACGTGCGTAATCTGACCATGAGATAACCTAGTGACCACAATGAAGAAACTGGCGAAGGCGGCTGCGGGACTTCGCTCAAGGTTTCTGGGCGATACGCTCCAAGGCGGCCAACTGCTTGGCCATGTCCTGATCGCTGTCGGCAAAGCGCTGCGCAATGGCCTGGAACTGTTCGACGTGAGCCAGGAATGTGTCGCAGATGTCTGGGTCGAAATGTGAACCTCGCCCCTGCCGGATGATCTCGACGGCCTCCTCGTGAGGCATGCCCTGTTTGTACACCCGTCGACTGATCAAGGCGTCATAGACATCCGCCACCGCCATCAGCCGGGCGCTGATGGGAATCTCGTCGCCGGCCAACGCCTGGGGATACCCGCTACCGTCCCATTTTTCCTGGTGACTGTAAGCGATTTCCTTGGCCAGACTGAGGAAGTCCACCTGAACACCAAGTTGATCCTCTGCGCGCTGGATGGCATCACGCCCCAACGTGGTGTGTGTCTTCATGATCTCGAACTCCTCTGCGGTGAAACGCCCCGGCTTGAGGAGAATATGGTCAGGAATGCCGATCTTGCCGATGTCATGCAACGGCGCCGACTTGAACAGCAGGCGGATTGTCTCGTCGTTGAGAAAATGGTTGAAGCGAGGATGATCGCGCAACTGCTCAGCCAACACCTTCACGTAGTGTTGAGTCCGCCGGATGTGGTTGCCGGTCTCGTTGTCGCGCGTCTCCGCCAGGGAAGCCATGGCCTGGATGGTCACGTCCTGGATGGCCATCACCTCTCGGGTGCGGCGCTCCACCTCCTTCTCGAGGTAGTCGTTCTGATCGCGGAGGAAGTCCGCTGCGGCCTTGATCTTGAGCTGGGTATCCACCCGCGCCAGAACCAATGACGGATTGATCGGTTTAGTGATGTAGTCGACCGCGCCCAATTCCAGGCCATGAATCTCATCCTCGATTGCCGCCAGGGCGGTGAGGAAAATGATGGGAATATCGCGGGTTCGCGGATCGTGCTTGAGCTGGTCCGCCACCTCGTGGCCGGACAGTCCCGGCATCATGACATCAAGCAAAATCAAATCTGGTAGCGAGTCTCCCTGCAGCACCCGGAGAGCCTTCTCACCACTATTGGCAGCCTTGACACGGTAGCGATCCTTTAGCAGATCGGTCATCAGCATCAAGTTATCAGGTGTGTCGTCGACCACCAGTAAAGTGGCCTGACGGTGATGACTCTGTTCGGCACTCATGGAGAACGGCTCCCTTGCCAGATGCTGATATCCCAAGGGTGACGTTTTTCTGCCCCCTCAATGGAGGACAGCTTAGCTGTACTTCTCTTGGGCTGCCGTACCAGCTTCAGAGCTACGCTGGGAAGCGTAGAAGTATCAAAGCGCGAATGTGGCCATGTAGCCTCACTGGCTACGATGCGTCATTGGCAACCGCTCAAAGGAAAGAATCTCCGAGACTGCCGGCACCTCCTGTATGAGTAGTAGCTTGGGTCGTACGCGGACGAAGACGAACGTCCGCTACTGGCCGAGGCTGTGTAAAAAACGGTTTAGAGCAGGTTTGAAAGTCAGAACCAGAAAGAAAATCGCGCTCCTACGCAAATTTCAGGGGCCGCTGATACACCAATCATTGGCCGATTTTACGTAGCGACGCAGACTTCAAAACCGTATCTGCGTTTTTACACAGCCTGGGCCGAATGCTGCCTGTCGCGAAGGGTTGAAATCGACCTGAAGCTGCCCGTTGAATCAGTCCCTATTGGGTCGACTGTTGCCGGCCGTCACAGGTCGGAGCCGACCTGAAGCTGACATTACCCTCTGTCAGCTCCAGGTCTTCTCTCGATCCAGTGGTTTGTGGGCTATTCAGCGGCGCCACGATCCCCCAGGCAATTCTGTCTGCCGATGCGCTGCAGCCAAGGCGACCTTCAGCCCCTCTTTATCCAGCGGTATGCAGTAGGCGGGTTTAGCCCGTTCGAATCGCCAGCTTTCATCAAGGCTGCCCGCATCTGCCGCGTCGAATCCAATCTCGTCCAGTAACTTGAT
The window above is part of the Pseudomonas sp. B21-048 genome. Proteins encoded here:
- a CDS encoding HD-GYP domain-containing protein, with the protein product MSAEQSHHRQATLLVVDDTPDNLMLMTDLLKDRYRVKAANSGEKALRVLQGDSLPDLILLDVMMPGLSGHEVADQLKHDPRTRDIPIIFLTALAAIEDEIHGLELGAVDYITKPINPSLVLARVDTQLKIKAAADFLRDQNDYLEKEVERRTREVMAIQDVTIQAMASLAETRDNETGNHIRRTQHYVKVLAEQLRDHPRFNHFLNDETIRLLFKSAPLHDIGKIGIPDHILLKPGRFTAEEFEIMKTHTTLGRDAIQRAEDQLGVQVDFLSLAKEIAYSHQEKWDGSGYPQALAGDEIPISARLMAVADVYDALISRRVYKQGMPHEEAVEIIRQGRGSHFDPDICDTFLAHVEQFQAIAQRFADSDQDMAKQLAALERIAQKP
- a CDS encoding response regulator; translation: MVRLRTLLERLPLRHKLILGFATLLLLVLVLGVQSLRTQESLKQNMQNLYRQELVGMEHLHEARVQLPHLVQTLQRAVGTNSADIRIESLKQLRDTQSRLQQALAQAKPTLRRPENLARLAEFDVLLQQLERDSEQAFQLIDQGRQGQALLLLNSSEFQQLDQQADALLYAVAQIKEASIRDTAKEIADFAERSTTLTYILLLGGLALALLLCWLVSQSIRNPLNRVRVAVDQLAAGKLDQPIPHTDLNNETGDLARAIAKLQIESQQLERQRSVKAQIAQLQIDLQQAEAPGELAQVFLQHMANLLGICQGVLYSAHQDSTRLVLMGGYATDSNRPPQAQVMFGDGLLGQCAVDRQARLMQALPEQYWRLHSPLGEIPATCLLLQPILRGERLLGVLELAGLKALDDDQSLLLQEATPRLAAAMAILERNQAVQALLEETRRQADEMAGQTLLLARQAQELEAQQSALRATEAWYRGIIEAAPDGMLVVGADGRILRTNRQLDRLFGYSAGELVGEAIERLVPIASRGRHVELRNSFMAHGDTRQMGAGLDDLQGVRKDGSLFSVEIGLSRLPSLEGSGICVCASVRDVSERRQLQAALKVSEAQLRAVLDSSPVAMLIRDIEGRPTYCNPQFEHLFGVDIVQLEGIDPGRFWVDQQAHQRFIEAAELGAVLNFEATLQRSEGERFDVLVSAVTLEQRERVSRANWYFDITDRKAAEAEVHLAREIAEEATRAKSDFLATMSHEIRTPMNAIIGMSHLALRTDLDHRQRNYIEKVHRSAENLLGIINDILDFSKIEAGRMHLEYIPFHLEDVLDGFVSMIGLKVEDKGLELLFSTPAGLPTALIGDPLRLSQVLINLGNNAAKFTEQGEVVVSVERLGGGEEQAQLHFWVRDSGIGMSPEQCSRLFQPFSQADSSTTRKYGGTGLGLAISKHLVELMGGRIWVESELDQGSIFHFEVSLGVQRDAQPRRMFTADELLGVRVLVVDDNASAREILSSMARSFGVEVDVAESGRVALGRLVEAERKTLPYDLVLMDWRMPGMDGVETVRQMHAANLAQTPSVIMVTAFGREEAREEASRHGIQLPVVLTKPVTPSTLLEAIGTVLGKTPQADTRAGERSGQSAGAMASLRGARLLLVEDNELNRELACELLGSAGIELCVAIHGEEALDLLARDDDFDGVLMDCQMPVMDGYTATRRIREQPRWVGLPVIAMTADAMAGDRERALACGMNDHISKPLNVEGMFVTLAKWIHPRPGRTAHATEVSPLPKVVPMGLPVELAGIDLAAGLATSMGKVELYLRLLRKFRSSQGAFRAEFLVARGDEDPSAATRLAHTLRGTAGNIGAKAVADAAIALEQVCLAGAQEEIVADRLLAVERCLNLVLEGLVELAEPRPSTEWVPASHSEAELRERLAQVRDLLAESDTQVLAVLHQLQGLASDPRVAEQLRRIVRHAERFDFDQALELLENLT